A stretch of the Elephas maximus indicus isolate mEleMax1 chromosome 3, mEleMax1 primary haplotype, whole genome shotgun sequence genome encodes the following:
- the PDZK1IP1 gene encoding PDZK1-interacting protein 1 isoform X2: protein MSAHSLLTLGLLMVVPPASCQQGLGNLEPWMQGLIAVAVFLVLVAIAFAVNHFWCQEEPEPMNTVMILGNKVDGILAGTDGRYSSMAASFRSNERENAYENTPEEEGKVQSTPM, encoded by the exons ATGTCAGCTCACAGCCTGCTCACTCTGGGTCTGCTCATGGTGGTGCCACCTGCCAGCTGTCAACAAG GTCTGGGAAACCTAGAGCCCTGGATGCAGGGCCTCATCGCTGTGGCTGTGTTCCTGGTCCTGGTTGCAATTGCTTTTGCTGTCAACCACTTTTGGTGCCAGGAAGAGCC GGAGCCCATGAACACGGTCATGATTCTTGGAAACAAGGTGGATGGGATCCTGGCAGGGACAGATGGAAGGTACTCCTCGATGGCGGCCAGCTTCAG GTCCAATGAGCGTGAGAATGCCTACGAGAACACCCCTGAGGAGGAAGGCAAGGTCCAGAGCACGCCCATGTGA
- the PDZK1IP1 gene encoding PDZK1-interacting protein 1 isoform X1: MSAHSLLTLGLLMVVPPASCQQGSTGQGQHWCCGLGNLEPWMQGLIAVAVFLVLVAIAFAVNHFWCQEEPEPMNTVMILGNKVDGILAGTDGRYSSMAASFRSNERENAYENTPEEEGKVQSTPM, encoded by the exons ATGTCAGCTCACAGCCTGCTCACTCTGGGTCTGCTCATGGTGGTGCCACCTGCCAGCTGTCAACAAGGTAGCACAGGACAGGGCCAGCACTGGTGCTGTG GTCTGGGAAACCTAGAGCCCTGGATGCAGGGCCTCATCGCTGTGGCTGTGTTCCTGGTCCTGGTTGCAATTGCTTTTGCTGTCAACCACTTTTGGTGCCAGGAAGAGCC GGAGCCCATGAACACGGTCATGATTCTTGGAAACAAGGTGGATGGGATCCTGGCAGGGACAGATGGAAGGTACTCCTCGATGGCGGCCAGCTTCAG GTCCAATGAGCGTGAGAATGCCTACGAGAACACCCCTGAGGAGGAAGGCAAGGTCCAGAGCACGCCCATGTGA